A stretch of Synechococcus sp. MIT S9220 DNA encodes these proteins:
- a CDS encoding ROK family protein, protein MAQSVAEGVADRCVLGVDLGGTAIKLGLFSFEGELLEEHQRPTPQPATPGSVCVEIVEAIRSVDPDGLASVVGIGLPGPMDAEARVARVCINLPGWEEVPLAAWLESRLQKRVTLANDGNCALVGEAWKGAAQGCSDVVLLTLGTGVGGGVMLGGQLFTGHNGAAAEPGLITLFPDGPECNSGNRGSLEQFASIAGLKRLSGAEPSSLAMAASRGDVQAREHWERYGQLLGTGISSLVYLFTPQLVLVGGGLAGASEHFLPAVRQEVATRVQSVSREGLQIKACALGNGAGRLGAARLAMQRLLLSPSPQAG, encoded by the coding sequence ATGGCTCAATCAGTGGCTGAAGGAGTTGCAGATCGGTGCGTTCTGGGTGTTGATCTCGGTGGAACTGCGATCAAGCTTGGTCTGTTCAGCTTTGAAGGGGAGTTGCTGGAAGAGCACCAGCGACCAACACCCCAACCCGCTACGCCCGGATCGGTTTGTGTGGAGATTGTCGAGGCCATTAGGAGCGTTGACCCTGATGGTCTGGCTTCGGTGGTGGGGATTGGTTTGCCGGGGCCCATGGATGCTGAAGCGCGGGTGGCCCGCGTTTGCATCAATCTGCCGGGCTGGGAAGAGGTCCCACTGGCCGCTTGGCTTGAATCACGCCTCCAGAAAAGGGTCACCCTCGCCAACGACGGTAATTGCGCTCTCGTGGGTGAGGCCTGGAAAGGCGCAGCTCAGGGCTGCAGCGACGTGGTGTTGCTCACTCTCGGAACCGGCGTTGGTGGAGGTGTGATGCTTGGGGGTCAGTTGTTCACAGGGCACAACGGAGCCGCCGCGGAACCAGGTCTGATCACGCTGTTTCCCGATGGACCTGAGTGCAACAGCGGCAACAGGGGTTCTCTGGAACAGTTCGCGAGCATCGCCGGGCTGAAGCGACTCAGTGGTGCTGAGCCGTCTTCGTTGGCCATGGCTGCATCCCGTGGGGATGTTCAGGCCAGGGAGCATTGGGAGCGCTACGGCCAGCTTCTGGGTACGGGGATCAGCTCGCTGGTTTATCTGTTCACGCCCCAGTTGGTGCTGGTGGGGGGCGGGCTAGCTGGTGCCAGTGAGCATTTCCTTCCTGCGGTGCGTCAGGAGGTCGCCACCCGTGTTCAGTCGGTGAGTCGCGAGGGCCTGCAAATTAAGGCGTGTGCCCTGGGTAATGGCGCAGGTCGTCTCGGTGCTGCTCGCCTGGCGATGCAACGGTTGCTGCTTTCTCCGTCGCCCCAGGCGGGATGA